DNA sequence from the Rhizobium sp. NXC14 genome:
GGCGACCTGGCTGTTGAAAAGTACGGTCGACGGCATTCCGCGCAGCCTCGACGAGGCGGCGATGATCGACGGCTGCAACCGCTTCTCGGTTTTCTGGCGCATCATCGTGCCCCTGTCGGCGCCGGGCATCGCCTCGGTTTTCATCATCACTGTGATTGCCGGCTGGTCGCAATTCCTGGTGCCTTTCCTGCTGCTCACCAAAAATGACCTGATGCCGATCGGCGTCGGAATCTTTAACTTCCGCGGCATGCAGACTGACTCGTCCATCCAGCTGCTTGCAGCCGCCTGCCTGATTGCGGTCGTTCCGGCGATCGTGGCCTTCCTGTCGCTCCAGAGGCTGATCCTCGGCGCGATGACCAGCGGCGCGGTGAAGGGATGAGAGGGTCTGCTTCACTCTCCACGCGCGCGGAAGGATTGAACGCATGAACCAGACACTCGGCGCTAGGCTCTCCCCCGATCTGACGGGCTCCAATGTCGAAGACGCGGGCGAGCACAACAGGGCCGTCGTCCTGCGCTGCATCCACCGCCAGGCGCCGATTTCGCGCGCCGAAATCGCCAGGCAGACCGGCTTCACCAAACCGGCGATCGCCCGCATCGTCGACCGCCTCCTGGACGAGGGCCTGATCATGGAGGCCCGCCGCCGGCATGGGCTCAGAGGCCAGCCGGCAATCGAACTCGAAATCAATCCCGAGGCCTATTACGCCATCGGCATCAACATCGACCGCGACCATCTGACGATCCTGGCGGTTGACGCCGTCGGCAATGTGCGCGCCCGCGTACACCACGAGAAACGCTTCATCCTGCCGGCGGAATTCATGCAACTGACATCAGATGCGATCTCGCATTTCCAGCGCAGCCGGCTGATCGACGATGCGCGCCTTGCCGGCATCGGCCTTGCTATGCCGGATTGGCTCGGCGAAATCTCGCTGCTCGGCAAGCCCGACGCCTATCAGGAATGGACTGATTTCGACGTGCGCGCCGCACTGGAGAGCCTGACGCCGCATCCCGTCTTCACCGAAAATGAGGCTAATGCCGCTGCCCTTGCCGAGCTCAACTACGGCCTCGGCGCGGAAAGCAGCAGCTTCTTCTATATTGCCGTCAATGCCTGCCCGGGCGGCGGCCTCGTTCTCGACGGCAACGGCCATCGCGGCGCCATGGGCCTCAGTGGCGAGATCGGCTGGCTTCCGATTGCCGACGGCCGCGACGGCGAGGCGCAGAAGGTCCAGCTTCTCGGGGAGATCTTCTCGCTGTTCTTCCTCTATGATTTCCTCGCCCGGCATGGGATCAAGGTGAGCGTGCCGCAGGATCTGCTGACCCTCGACGCGCGCGGCAAGCGCCTCGTTTCGCAATGGCTGAAGGAAATGAGCGCGCATCTCGCCGTCGCGGTCAAACATATCGCCATGATCGTCGATCCCGACGCCGTGCTCGTCGGCGGCCGGCTGCCGATCCGCATCGTCGATGAATTGCTGCGTTATGTGCACGAACATCTCGACGCCGAGGACACGAACCTGCCCTCGCTGCATCGCGCCTCGATCGGCGAGGATGCCTCGGCCATGGGTGCGGCGGCCATGCCGATGGCGG
Encoded proteins:
- a CDS encoding ROK family transcriptional regulator is translated as MNQTLGARLSPDLTGSNVEDAGEHNRAVVLRCIHRQAPISRAEIARQTGFTKPAIARIVDRLLDEGLIMEARRRHGLRGQPAIELEINPEAYYAIGINIDRDHLTILAVDAVGNVRARVHHEKRFILPAEFMQLTSDAISHFQRSRLIDDARLAGIGLAMPDWLGEISLLGKPDAYQEWTDFDVRAALESLTPHPVFTENEANAAALAELNYGLGAESSSFFYIAVNACPGGGLVLDGNGHRGAMGLSGEIGWLPIADGRDGEAQKVQLLGEIFSLFFLYDFLARHGIKVSVPQDLLTLDARGKRLVSQWLKEMSAHLAVAVKHIAMIVDPDAVLVGGRLPIRIVDELLRYVHEHLDAEDTNLPSLHRASIGEDASAMGAAAMPMAAALMLASADVAQRTRSPLKFMDRLNS